GTCAACTCAATCCAATAAATTCACTCTCAATTCACTCGCTCCCTTTGCAGATTCACATCTTGCTTTGCTTTGTGATCAAACATTCTTAAAAACCTACTTTGTAAATATTAATAGAcattacactttttttttttgcatatacagtgccttcggaaggtattcagacccctagactttttccacattttgatacgttacagccttattctgtcatgtgccttttactgaggagtggcttctgcctggccactcttccataaaggcctgactggtggagtgctgcagagatggaagaactttccagaaggacaacaatcttcAAAGGTGAACtcgagctctgtcaaagtgacctcgacacgatcctgtctcagagctctacggacaattccttcaacctcatggcttggtttttgctgtgacatgcactgtcaattgtaaGCCCCattatagacagttgtgtgcctttccaaatcatgtccaatcatttgaatgcaccacaggtggaccccaatcaagttgtagaaacatctcaagaatgatcaatgaaaaaggatgcacctgagctcaattttgagtctcatagcaaagggtctgaatacttatgtaaataagctatttctgttttcTATTATTAATACATTTAGTAAAATTTCTAAAagcatgttttcattttgtcactatggggtattgtgtgtagattactgaggatttaaaaaaaaaaacattttaaaatacagctgtaacgtaacaaaatttggaaaggtcaaggggtttgaatactttccaaaggcactgtaaacATGGAACATGCCAAACACCAAAAAGCATTCCACAAGGACTACGGTATTTTAGTTGGCAGCACAAGATAAAGTGACTTTTATTCTACAGTCGATGAATCCTGGTAGAGATTGGCCCCAGCaaagatctaggatcaggtttccctaaccttaactattTGGTAGCAAAGGCTACTTTAGATCAGCACTTATGGACAACATTAATTTACCAGTGTGGACTACATCCCCGGCTTACACTCAACTAATAGTGTTGCTGAATATTTTCATAGGAGTATATGTGATGTATATCTAATACTCCACAAGTTAAACAATGATTCTCATGCAGTGAACACTGGGCATGCTTTGCAGTATACCGGGTTACAGTAGTATAAGTAGATACTGTAAACTATCATCCATTCTGATGTGTTTGATGTTGAATATTTAGACACCAATGACAGAAAAAAATCATCCTCATTATCTTCAAACTGTGCGATAGTAGCCATATCTAACAAAAGCAGTGATTTAGTCAATTTCAACTTTGCAATTTGATATAGACTTTCCCACATGAATTGACAATGAAAAACCATCAAAAAGAAAGGTATTTGTTAGCCTTACAGCACCACCTTCTGGTTACATTTGGAGTGATTTTCAGAATGATACACCACTCATTAACAAGGGTATGATTCCTgacaatgtacagtgcattcggtaagtattcagaccccatgactttttcacattttgttacagccttactctaacaTGTAAAtcgtttccccccctcatcaatctacacacaataccccataatgacagagcaaaaacaggtttttagaagtgtttgcaaatttataaaagaATTAAtaaaaaaagctgaaatatcacatttacataagtatttagaccctttactcagtacttcaatgaagcacctttggaagcgattTCGACCTCATGGGtcggtttctgctctgacatgcactgtcaactgtgggaccttatatagacaggtgtgtgcctttccaaatcatcacaggtagactccaatcaagttgtagaaacatctcacggatgatcaatcgaaacaggatgcacctgagctcaatttcaagtctcatagcaaagggtctgaatacttatttacataaggtatttctgttttttaaacatgtttttgctATGTCATTTTGGGGATTGTGCATAgatgtattaaataaatacaaatcctcatcaattttagaaaaaggctggaAAGTAACAAAATGGTGGAATAAGTCTGGAAAGTAACAAAATGGTGGAAAAAGTCTGGAAAGTAACAAAatggtggaaaaagtcaaggggtctgaatacttccgaatgcactgtacaattCTCATTCAAAAGGATAGGCTTGAGATAATGTAGGGATAGGCTTGATATAAGTGCAAGTTAAACATCCATGATTGTCATGAGCACACATTTCTCCTTCACTTTGAGGTTACATGCATGTCAAAGGGAGATGTTTGAATGCATAAGTAGGGGGACAACTTCAGGTACTATAGAACCTAATAAACCAGTCAGTGATATGCGTTCCAGGGTTCCAGTCCAAACACTTAAATGACAcaccctcgtccacttaccctcgccGTATGCCCTTGGGCGAATCCCCGTCGCCATCTTGGCGGGTGGtcgaaatatatttttgtttggttatcatttggaaattgtagaaataaaacatttcccttcagaagttccagctaggcaggctaacgttagttagctaattaatttgctaACTATTATACAGTAGGCGTATATTAATAATTCTATATttaatataagtagacatgcaCTCATAATTGAATGTAGTGCATATAAAGCACCGACAAGCCACcagtggctgaaaacacaatcatcgTGGCACGAAGGAATAAAGAATTTCCAGCCAAGGGTggtccatttaaaaatcattccttcctccctcgccctgcaagtgtatactcgtCAGACATCATGATAACGTCATCAGATGTGTCCACTtcatttgagggctgagggggatAGGGTGTGTCCTTTAAGTATTTGGACCGAAAGCTTTGTCCTTTTGAGGCATGCAGGTGTTAGAATGTGGCTCCCAATTAGCCTTAAAAAGGTGCAATCTGTAAGATGTCCTGATGGTCATTGGTCATTCAAACTAATGCAGCAGCAAAAGACCTGTTGATTTCTAAAATAATTGCTAACGACTAAAGGACCTTTTACCTCATTCCAATGTTTATAACGAAATGGCATGTAAACATCAAATGTGGAGGTAAGTAATGTTGCTCTCACTAaaaaacatactgtatcatagaAATTATTATGAGCTGCTGATGTGTACATCTCATAGAAAGACCATATTCTAAGGCTACAGGTTCATTCCCCCCCACGCATAATATAATTCCCTGAACACCATAGATATCATTTTACAGATTGCACCTTTAGAAATGCTACTTGAAGCAATCTGCATCAAAATGCTCCTGACAGACTTTCTTTCCTTGATTGCTATCACTCATGATCAAATTCTCATGACACTTGAAAATGATAGATACCAGTTAATCTGTGAGACAAAACTAGTTAAAGGTAGAGTCAGCTATATGATGTAGATGCACAAAGTAAACAGTATAGAGGGTCAATTTCCGCAACAACTAAGAGTTGGAGCGTGAGGCTAAAGTTTGCTGTTTTTGTCCAGTGGCTACCATATTGTAAGAACTCGACGCGAAACCGTGTACATGCGCAGATACTGTATGTGATTTGCATCTTGCTCATCACACTATCTGCAGTGCTTCTAGTGCAATGTCATTTCGCTGACTCTACCTTTAAGCTATGAGACATATTGCTTTCATTGATCCAGTTCTTTCAAATCAGTACTCACACGTAAGATGAGACATCGCCTTTGAGTATTGGGGTACAGCTAGTGAGCCAAGTGGTCTGATTTTGAGTTAGATTTGTTTTAAAAGCTTGAAACCAGGCAACTGGTAGTTAGGAGCAAGGCCTCCATTTTATTCGTCAGCACTCAAATGTTCATCCATATAGTGTACATTGGCCGGTATGAAGCTGAGCTCAACAAATCTAGGAAGCCTTATTGCAAAAAGAAAAGACAGTGAGGGACTCACGCTGTAGGTTCACATTTTTAGACACCGGAGCTCCCAACTGCCAATCAAAGAAGCCGGTGATCCAGTTACTTCTGGATGAAGATGATGACAATGCACAGAGTCCCCACCAGCCCCAGAGCTTGGATGCCCAGGAACCACAGTAGGACCCAGAAAAAGATGATAATCACAGGCTCCACAATCTTCTCTCCAAAGTACATCTGGGTGAAGCCTGCACTACGCAGGCACTTGTTCAGCTGCCCAAACAGGGTCCCCATCCGCTCGCAGTCGTCCACCTGAGGTCTGGTCGTGAGGTCGTCAATGCTTGGCCACCTTGCCGTAGGGTCACCTGCTGGGAGTGGTCTGGCCCTGGGGTCTCTGGAGCGGCATAACCTGGCTCTGGGGTCAGCGACTGGGTGGGACCTGGTTCCGGGATCACCAGAAGGGCATGACCTCCAAGTCCTGGGGTCACCAGGAGGGCCTTGCCACCTAGATCCAAGTGGTCTGCCTCTGGGGTCATCCTGAAAAGACAAGTATCGAATAAGTTTAAATGACACCCCTATTCCGCATACAGTGTGCTGGTCTACAATTCCCCAGGACgacatagggctctgttcaaaataAGTAGCTACTCTACATGGAATGTACAGGAGAGGACACCATACCAAGGATAGGCATGTGATCttgtttagtttattaggatccccattagctactacacatgcagcagctactcttcctgggatccatataaaatgtacaaatacatgaaagtacagaacagtaatagACAAGAACAATAAGATTTTATATATAGGAAAGACACCAAGAGACAACAAAAATACTACTTACATATACAtgttcatatatacagtacagttaaAGTAGATATTTAGAAAAAAGGAGGTGCTGTGGGGTGTTTGGTGGTAGTAAATTTCTCCTCAACCATGAAAGACTGtcatgcatgttgttgatgttagttctgtGTGTGCAGTTAAGCACAAGGCTTAACTGGCTTCGGGAGGTCTGGTCAGACCCATCTGACAAAGGGACTGTGCTGGTGTGGGAGGAGGAGTTTGTGGAAGGTTCCTGACCTCTTGTGCCGAGTCTGTGAGTTCCGGAGGTTCACTATGAGAAGCAGTGGAACTAACAATGTGAGGGTGTGGTAGTGAGGGTTGTGGTAGGCTACAGTTGTTCTGTTAGATTGTAGAGTCTCTGTGTTGTAGCATTTCTATGACTGCTGACAACTCCTTTTCTAACTCCTCCCTAATGTCAGCTACCTCATTATGCGCTGGACTGTTGCCAGTTTCTTTCTCAGCTCCTCCTTTTCCTGCCTCAGAACTGTCACCTCACCACAAAGCTCATTCACCTCTGCCTCCAGTAGGGAGATACTCCCAAAGGCTTGGGACAGGTTGTCACTCTCCATGTCTGCTAGGGTGGCTTGGTTACATATGAGGATGGGGGAACTTTTGGAATGAACTGATTTCTCATCAGATCTGTCTTCTGATTGAAGTGTAGCAGTTAGAGTTCTGTTCTCTTTCGAAGTGTCTGCTAGTTCTTTCAGTGATGTCATAAGGCTGTGTGAAATGCTATAAGGTTGTGTGAATAGGACTCTTATTAGAGTATAACTTCATTATGTGCGTTATACTGGAGTCAGACTGCCCGTCAGCCTTGAAATGCAACTGTTGTTTGTGCAAGTAGCTAGGTGACAGCAGAATCATTGGCCAAAGCAATACAATAAATGCACTAAATGTAGCTGTCAATGTTCCCTCCCTGATGACCCGAGGTACACAGATCACACATCACTGTTGTCATATCtaactgttagctagctatcgaGTTGCTCTCATATCATCATGACTCAAATACATGGCAAGGGATTAGCTAGCTAATAGTAATAATCCAGGCAAGCAAGCACAACATGAAATGTAAATCCCCTAGCTAGGCTTAAACTTTTGAGCTGAAGCCACTTGATAAATATTGCGCTGCTCGCATTGCCTAGATAACTAGCTAACTACACCCGCTGGATAGCATTGGTTAACGTTACTACAGATAGACCAATGAGGGTTCATTATAAAACATATTTTAGCTACCTGGAACGTTTTCCTTTCTGTGTAGTTGGGTGGATTATGAGATTGACATCTTATTCGACTCTCTAGCTCCTCAACTCTCACCGGTTGATCATTCACAGTTGGTGGTATGGTCGACATGTTATACACGCCGTTAGAATGATGTTTCaggaaacaaacaaaacattcaAGACTGTCACTGGCACTTCCGGACCCCCGCCCACCCTATGTCACGTGTGTAATAAACCAATCTAACAACATGGTAAGGGGCGTGTCAACTTCAACTGTCAGATAGTTGAAATGTCAAAATCAAGCAACACTGTTTCTAGAATTAGTACAGTGCTTTTTTTTAGAAGTTTATATATATCATTTTTTTTTACTGTGGCTCCACTATTTAGTACATTTAAGTGACTATCAAGCAGTATGTAACTTTTCAAGTGGTAAGTGTGTGGAAATTAAACGGAATAATATAAAGTAACCAAACTAATACAGGACTATGCAAGAAAATACACATTTGCACGACATAATAAAAACCATGACAAGTGTTGTGTATCAATTAAATATCACAAAACATAGCTATTTATTTAAAATACCATAAAATCTAACTACTGGTAATAAGGGTTTTTCCAATAATCAGCAATGGATTACATGTCAGGCCAACCAACTGGCATTGTTTTAGGTAGGGTACTTGACCTCTGATTTTGTGATTTAGCAGTATGCTATATAGTGAGGCACAGGATTAAGGAGAAGACCTAGTAACCTGCGTAATCCCAACTAATCTGCCTCTGCTTCTTTCCACTTGACGTTAATGTAGGAGAATTTGGGAGCGGCAAACTGGGAATGTCAGCTAAACAGAGGAATGTGGAGCTAAACAGAGGTTTTGCTTACTCTGGCCTTGCTTGGTGAATAATGTATCGACTTCTCTTGGTTCAGATGCTACATTGTTGTTTCCTGGTGGCCCATTCCTGCCCTACTCTGTGTACTTGTGTTAACCTAGGAGGAAGCAATGGGACAGGTCTCAGGTAGCGTACACTTTAGTTAATTAAATGTCTTAATTTACTGCCGTAATTTCAGTTGCTTGCTTGGGTGTGCTCCTTCTCTCATATCAATGGATCTGCATGAATTTACCTAACATCTTGGATCAATGGTGTTGTTCTTTAAAACGTATACAGTACTTTATACAGCATTGTCTGACGGACTACATTTGGATCAACTATGCATCAATATTTATGTGCTCTGGGATGGTTGGATAACATTTTAGAAATATGTTTGGTCAGAGGTTGAGTAAAATATTATTGTAAAAAATAACGACAAAGGAGGCGGTAGACTTGTCATTTGCCATGCTTGTTTGTTTATACAACAAACACAGTTAACTCTTAAATTCCTTGAGTTGCTAAATAGGACTGAAAGGCATTTTAGCTCTGATAGCTAGCTACTCTTCTCAGTGCATTCTTCACATACATGATTCATATATCACGCTGTTTGCACTGACAGGTCTGTTTTGTGCAGCGAACCCCGCATGTCGGCCATCCCCCTCAATGCTCCAGCCGACACAGTCAAGTTTCGTCTGGAGAAAACTTCTATCTCCAGAGTGCCCAGGGCAGCCTTCTTCTACCTGTCTGAGCTCCAGTTCCTGTGGTTGACCTACAACTCCATCACCACCATCCACCCCAGCAGCTTCCTTAACTTGAAGGTAGAAGTGGGCATACTCCTACCTGTATAATCCTCTCTATTTAAACTAGCAGTATCTGCAACACTATCCTTAGACTTACTTGGTTTTGTATGAAAACTAAATTTGACAGTATCTAAAACTTACCTCTCCCCGAAGGCGTTGCGTGAGCTGCGATTGG
This sequence is a window from Oncorhynchus gorbuscha isolate QuinsamMale2020 ecotype Even-year linkage group LG17, OgorEven_v1.0, whole genome shotgun sequence. Protein-coding genes within it:
- the LOC124001986 gene encoding uncharacterized protein FAM241A-like, which codes for MSTIPPTVNDQPVRVEELESRIRCQSHNPPNYTERKTFQDDPRGRPLGSRWQGPPGDPRTWRSCPSGDPGTRSHPVADPRARLCRSRDPRARPLPAGDPTARWPSIDDLTTRPQVDDCERMGTLFGQLNKCLRSAGFTQMYFGEKIVEPVIIIFFWVLLWFLGIQALGLVGTLCIVIIFIQK